The sequence GTACAAATAGAGAGTACCACATACACATTCAAGACATAAAAGAGAGCATGGAGTATGTTGGAAATGACACATTTTGCTGTGGCTGAAACATAGTATAAATAGTTACAGGTTCATATGAAATGAATCAAAAACAGTTCAACTTTTTGcaacatagtatatataaaatttggagattatatatacatacatatgtatgtacacacacacacacacacacacacacacacacacatctctatCACCCAACTCATAATTTTTCAATGaagccattttttgtttctaagttgttCCAGGTCCTCTTTCACATTCTTGGTCTGCAGGTCATAAGTCCCAGGGTTTAGCATGGGCAtcacaaggatgtaaaaaaaATGAGCTCAATTTGTCTTGATCTATGAAGTAGGAACAACTTGGCCTAAAATACATGAAGATCGAGTTCCCTGGGAAATACCACCACAGTTAAGTACAAGGTGCAGGTGGAAAAGGTTTGACTCTCCCCTCAGCACAGTTGTTCTTCATTAGTGCTAGGATATATAACAATTGGCACAAAACATCCTTCATCCTAATGAAGCCCAAAATTGTGAATATCACCAACTCATTCACCTGAGAATCTCATCAATATAGCTGAGGCGGGCCATCACAAAAGAAATGGTTAATCTCATTTGACCCACAGGAACATAAGCAGCACATTAACATTGTACTTATCGAAGTATCTATAATTCCCATCAAGTCCTCCCCAGCCATGAGCAGGATGCACCCTGCACTGGGCATGGTGAATGTAAAGAGGAATTGGATGCTACTGGCCTTGTGTCCATCAAGGGCCATCACTGCCAGCTTTAGACACTCAGACTCTGCAAAGGTGCAGAAGATGAAGAATTGCAGAGAACAGACACAGAAGGGAATTGACTTCTTAGCAAAGAAACCAGCATTCTGGGTCCAGTTGCTGTTTATAGTAGAAGTCACTGAAAGAGAGGTGGCCTAGGAAAGAATACATTGGTGTGTGCACCCAGAACCAGgcgaaaagaaaaagaacatcactAACATCTCAGAAATATTCCACACATACATCATAAATTGATGTCCAGTATGCTAGATCAGTTTGTATGTTTCTGAGGTATACAGTAATCAAGTCATATAATTTTTTGCAcatctttgtctggcttatttcactcaacactATGTTTGTAAAATTTCTCTATGCTGTTGTATGTGGAagcagttcattcattttcattgctgtgtagTTTTCCAGTGTAGAAACGCATCATGAAGTAATGTGCCAAACCTAGATCAtgggtcagcaaactacagcaCATAAAGCTTTACTGAAGCTGGGATGCACCATTTCCTTATATATTATTGATGTTGTCTTttatgaaacaaaagcaaatctcAGTGGCTGTGGAAAATTTTTATAGCCTACAAATCTTAAAGAAATCCACTACTtgtctctttaagaaaaagtttgtcAACTCCTGATTTAATGTTGTGAAAAACTTTTAGCTTTTATACTGTTCTAAATAATTCAATGTTGAATATTTTGTACATGTGTTTGAGtgaacatatttatttgtttctcttagTATAGTTATAAGATTGTTATTTGGGTCATAGACTATATATAATGAACATTGATGAAGTGCATCcaatggcttaggtagtcttctcgACCTTCACTTAGTTAATCATGTAACAATCAATGACAAGTTCTAtattctccccatttcacagagagttaactgaggcatagaaaaattaagtaacttattCAAAGTGCCACTCAGTGTCTGGGCACAGAGCTGGCATATGAATCAAGGGAATCTGGCTTCTTCCCTCACCCAGTGATCTACCCTTGTCAATGGATAATCTACACATgatcacacacacatgcacatccaCACGCTTTTCTGAGGTATTTACTATATCCTTTAAGATAACTATAATCCATTGCCAAATTAACTTTAAgcagcaattttaagaattttaaatgttttattatacttTGGGGCTATAAACTGCATTGGACTATGTGAAAAAATGAATGTTTAGTGAAATTCTTGTGAGAGACTTTTTGTGTGTGCTGGTAAGGTTGTTGGGGGTTTCCAGTTAGAGCTTGTGGTTAGGGAATTAGATGCATGTTGGAAAGTTGTATCTCACCAGGAATCTACCTCCAGTCCTGTGGCTTTCTTAGTGGTGTCAGTTATGTATTTGTTTGTCAAACCATCAGTTAACAGGTTCAACACAAGGAAGACCATGGTGTAGAACTGAGATAAATTTACCAATACTGGGAGAAGACTACCCTGATGGGTGGACACAGAAGTCAGGTGAGAGGCCCATAGAGAGAAAGTTTTTCTCCTCCCAGTAATAAAGTGGATTTTAGACTGAGAAAAGTGTGAAAAAGTAGGAGATGATGATGTGATGAACCCATGTCCATTAGTTGCCCTATGTGGAGAGATGCCACTCATTAAATGATGTGTCTGTACAGGCTAGCTTTTccaggggaggggattatagacAAAATGATTCAGAACATTTTTTATCACAGTACTTCAGAATAAATGCAAAGTATGTGTGAATCAGGGGACTCATATTCTCTCCAATGTATGACAAGACATcagctctttttaaaagattttatttatttatttttagagagggaagggagagataaagtgagagaaacatcaatgtgcggttggtgggggtcatggcctgcaacccaggcatgtaccctgattgggattCGAAcatgcaacactttggttcagagcccgtactcaatcccctggagctatgccagccaggggacagCAGCTTTCTTGAGTAACTGTATTTCAAAGTAATCAGTTTGCCAAAGTGACATTTTGTGGTGTAGTATAACTTCTCTTCTTTGATTGTATAACATTGAATTACCCTGGTAcacaatctttttttattttacatatatatgtatgtatgtatttgaaatCTATCACTCTATCTATTTAATCTATATGGGTATAGATATGATTTTCTACATTCTCACAAACTTTAGCATATAATTTATATGAATAATAACTCAgtaaatgtgtgttttgtttttttctcttgttagaTTAGTGGATATTCAACAGAGTATAGAAATGAAGTCATTAAAAGCTGATTCTGCTAATGTAGTTCATCTGCATGAAGATAtatttaatagttcattttcattgttttttttcattaccatttatcacccttATACTCTCATCCACTTTCACCCACTCTGTGAGTAtggtcttttataaaatatacgTTTTTggataatgttttttaaaatacaatgtattCTACTATACTGTTGCTCAAAATATATTTCCAGTGGAAATGAGCAGAGATGGATGAAACAGACAAATCTGAGGAATGTGAAAATATGACTTCTCTTTACTTAGAGTGTACATCAAATGCCAGTTTTTAGAGATTCATCACTTTAGTATCCACATTCAGTTATGTACTTTCTGAAGAATGATGAAATATGTATTGCCAAGCCTCATACCCTGAGATTGGTTGTTTTAGTGACATCTAACAAGAGATAAAATACTATCAAATACTTCATTTTAGTatatatttgtctgttttgtcaTTTTGTATCACTGACACCATGCAGGTGCTTTGGATAATAGACATGGAATGCTCAGTCCTTGAACTAAGAACACACACAATTTCTTATAGGAGATGGTGATATAATAACAGAATGATATGAGTACAATGCTGAAAGGAGAGAGTTTCCTGTGACTTAAGAATGGGACATTTAACAAGTGGTTAGAAGTGTATTGTTTTATTCTTATGACGTTTGAAGAACGTACATGAAACACACTTTATATGTTAAAGGGAGGGGTGTGAGCATGTATATAAAGGGAAAAGGACCTAATTAAGAAGTCCTGTGAAGTCTATTTTTCTGTCTCCCATGAAGAAGAGAGATcctccaggttttttttttaataaaatggcaaacttaaaattaaatgaatattctGAGAACCTGAGATTGTATAATGTTTTTATAACAGTGTTAATAGTTattcaataataatataaataccaAGTACAATCACCTTAAGGTATTAAAATAGATCTTAACATTACTGAACCTCAAACCACTAAGAAGTGAGCACTATTAAATTGTGTTTAGACTAAGGTTTCAGTTTATTTCATAGATTGACAGAGAACCAGTTTAAGGCATTACAACTGGAACAGTAATATAAATACTACTTGATTGTTCTTTTTCTCCATCAAacataaatttttgttaataacTCTTCAACTTAAACTATATCAATTGGgaattccatgtttttaaaaactttaatcagTATAATGCTATGAGCATGTcataaaagaagataaagtaaCATACATTAAGGACACTTTATACATTAAGATGATAGTGACTATCAGAGAAGGTCAAGGTCTTCGACCCCCAAGCATCATTCATACAGTTTCTGTAGAGGTGTCAAGAGCATGGATCTATTCCCCAGAGTGAGGGCAAGAGGGCAAATCCAGAGTCTGATGGGAAGGCTATGATGTGCCATATAAATCTAGAGCTGCTGATCCTGCTGACCCCTGGGGTAGAATGATCAGAAATAGAGGATCTGAGAAGTTGTCTACATGACACGATCTGTGTCCCCGGTACTTACTCAGCCTTGGGCAAAGAAGAAGTAGAGGTGAATTTTGTGTAAAATTAgcatgctaaaataaaaaaaaaagctattttcttttccattcacaaAGGTTGCTTTTTACATGTGTGTTGCAGGGGAAacaccttcattcattcaatcaatgtTTTTGAATGGCATCCTGAAAATGAGCATTGTAAATGACAAAGTAGAAATACTGGTGAATAAGACAGACAAGAACCTTGCATTTATGGGACTCTGAACTAAAGCAGAAGAATTTTAACTTAttcctattcattcatttactactTATTACTTCTCAGTGTTATGATGGGAATTTATACGATGATACaagcacagaggaagaaaaaaaagaaagctaactTAAACTATTAAAACTCTCTTCTGGATCAGCAAATTTATTAATACCATTGCTTGACAAACTGGAACTTTAAACATGGAGGAAGATGGTACTATGCCCATATCACTCTGGGATATGTACACTGATGAAGAGAGGAGAGTAGTACACAAAGATCTTCTTTGCAAAAGAGTAAAGTAAACCTAGTACTTCTTTCCTTTAGttaaaagagataaatattcATAATGACTATTCTTCACATTCAATTTAGGCAGAAAGGTAGGTAAGGAAATATCCAGAATTGTGCTTGTGAGACTACAGAAAACTGTACCAATGTCCATAAAATTTAGCTGTCAACATCtgcaaataaaacctttttcacTGAACACACTTTCACCCAGTACATGATTTAGTGCCAACTGCTTTTTTCAGGGCACCTTTCACATCCTTGTTCCTTAAACTGTAGATTAGTGGGTTTAACATGGGGATGACAACTGAGTAGAACAGAGAAGGCACTTTGTCAGTGCCCATGGGATAACTGGAACTAGGttggaaatacatgaaaaagagtGTCCCGTAAAATATAGCCACAGCAGTTAAGTGGGAGGcacaggtagagaaggctttTCGTTTGCCTGCAGCCGACTTCATGCGAAAGATTGTAGTGATGATGTAGCTGTAGGAAAGGAGGACAGTGATGAGGCTGGACCCCACAATGCAAATACAGGAAACAGTCATTGCTATTTCAATGGTGGTTGTGTCTGAGGTGGAGAGGGCTAGTAAGGGTGGCACATCACAGAAAAAATGATTGATGATATTGGACTTGCAGAATGACAATCGAGTTGTGCAATATATAAAGATGATGATATCCACAAAACCTGCAATGTAGGCAGTGGCCACCAGCTGGATGCACACTCCCCTGGACATGGTAACTGTATACAGAAGTGGATTACAAATGGCTACATAACGGTCATACGCCATGACAGACAGCATGACACAGTCTACATCTGCAAAAACACCATAAAAGAACATCTGTAGCATGCATAAGTTATATTCAATCTTCTTTTGCTGAGATAAGAAATCAGCCAGCATCttgggggagacagaggaggaatAGCAGacatcacagaaagacaaattgcTCAGGAAATAATACATGGGTGTGTGGAGCCGGGGTTCTGTGCTGATCAGCAGGATCATCCCTAGGTTGGCAATCACAGTGATGCCATAAACCAGCAGGAAGAGCACAAAGAGCCCCTGCTGCACATCCCACCTGCTAGAGAGTCCTAAGAGTATGAAGTCTGTAAACACGGTGCAGTTCTCAATGGCCATCACTCAGGTCTGGAAATCCCTGGTTGTGGAGGAAGGAAATGCAAGTGAAGGGCAAATCATCTGAGTGTCTTAACAGTTACACTGCTGGTTCTTTCTCTTTGTCAGCAGTTAGAAAAAGACCTCAAAAATGCACATTCTCTTTAAGCAAACAGACTCTCTGACATATTTCCAATTTAATGTGAAttgataaaatgataataatacagCTTATATAGAATAGGTATCACACtttgatacaaaataaataattttcataccTAACTAGgtagtattttttatcttatagaTTAGGAAATTGATGTTCTCAGAGTCGGCCAAGTTGTTCTTAGAATGCTTTGATTCAGATTAACCATATCTAATTACAAGGTTGTTTCTGTTCTTGATGTAGTGTAAGTGTTATtatattctataataaaaaagCATAGTGAAGTGAGAGATGCAGataacaaatatatttcttgATTCTTCCCTCATTATCCAATACTGTAAAGCAGGCAGAtcactgttttgtttcttaatgtgttgtgtcctctcttccccactATCCCCTGGTCCTATCCAGCCTCAGTCAACAAGGGATAAAGATAGTCTGTGATCCAGGACTCCCAGAGCAGGGGTGTATTCTCTAGAGAAGAAGATGGAGGGATCACCATGGATGGTAGGTTAGAGTGCACACACTGGGACGTGTAGAGCTTACCTTGTGCCCTCAGACAGAACAGCTTGGGGGAGGTGTGTTGGGACCCCATAGTAGGCATGCTTGGTATTGCAGATGACCCAGGGGCAAGTGTAGATTACTGTTTGAGACCCTCTACTCTAATCTGCTAGAATCCACTTA is a genomic window of Phyllostomus discolor isolate MPI-MPIP mPhyDis1 chromosome 6, mPhyDis1.pri.v3, whole genome shotgun sequence containing:
- the LOC114499036 gene encoding olfactory receptor 1052-like codes for the protein MAIENCTVFTDFILLGLSSRWDVQQGLFVLFLLVYGITVIANLGMILLISTEPRLHTPMYYFLSNLSFCDVCYSSSVSPKMLADFLSQQKKIEYNLCMLQMFFYGVFADVDCVMLSVMAYDRYVAICNPLLYTVTMSRGVCIQLVATAYIAGFVDIIIFIYCTTRLSFCKSNIINHFFCDVPPLLALSTSDTTTIEIAMTVSCICIVGSSLITVLLSYSYIITTIFRMKSAAGKRKAFSTCASHLTAVAIFYGTLFFMYFQPSSSYPMGTDKVPSLFYSVVIPMLNPLIYSLRNKDVKGALKKAVGTKSCTG